A segment of the Allosaccharopolyspora coralli genome:
GGCTCCTACGTCAGCGACTTCGGCATGATGATCTCGCGCACCGGCTCGGTCGGCGGCGAGGACACCACCGAGTGGCTGTCCACCTGGACGATCTTCTACTGGGCGTGGTGGATCTCCTGGGCGCCCTTCGTCGGGATGTTCATCGCCCGCATCAGCCGCGGCCGGACCGTGCGCCAGTTCGTGGGCGGCGTGCTGATGGTTCCCAGCGCCATCAGCCTCGTGTGGTTCGCGATCCTCGGCGGCACGGCCCTGTTCGAGCAGCGCAACGGGGTCGGTCTCGCGGACGCGAGCGGCGAGGAGGAGCAGCTGTTCGGCATGTTCGACCAGCTCCCGTTCTCCGGGGTGCTCAGCGTGCTGGCGATGCTGCTGATCATCAACTTCTTCGTCACCAGTGCCGACTCGGCCTCGGTCGTCGTGGGCTCGCTCTCGCAGCAGGGCAGTGCACGGCCCCGGATGTGGGTCGTGGTGTTCTGGGGCGTGGTGATCGGCGGTGTGGCGATCTCGATGCTGCTCGCCGGCGGTGACGAGGCGCTGACCGGACTGAACAACACGACGATCATCGCGGCGTCGCCGTTCGTGATCGTGGTGATCCTGCTCTGCTTCTCGCTGATGAAGGACCTGCGGCAGGACCGGGTGATGCTCGTCGAGTCCCGCAGCGCCGAGGTGCTGGAAGAAGCGGTGATCTACGGCACTGAGGAGCACGACGGCAACTTCCATCTCGAAGTCACGCCGAGCGAGCCGTCCGATGACTCCGACGACTCCGGGGACTCCGGGGACTCCGGGGACTCCGGGGACTCCGGCAAGGAGGAGAGTCGCAGCAGCTCGTCCAGCGACGAGAGCTGATCCCTGCGACGGGCGTGGTGTCCTGCCAACCGGGCACCTCGCCCGTCCCACGGGTCCGGTGCTGAGAGGGCGTGCCGGTGGAGCTGCGTGTCGTCGTGTCGTGTCAGCGGCGGAGCCGCTGCGCGGTCACCCCGTTCGCAGCCGGACCACCGGCGGGTTCTCAGCGCGCTCCTCGTGAGGACAGCGGTTTCGCTGCGTAGGCCGCTACTCAAGAAATCGATCCCGCAGCGAGGAGGGCGCTGAGGTTCCGCCACCCGACCACCCACCCAGATCAACCCGCACGCGGTCTCAGTCTCAGGGGCGTTGTGGAACTGAGGTCCGGTACCGCCGCCCCAGTTCGCGCCTCGCGGCGTTGGGGTCCTCTTGAGTACCACGCGTACGCGGCGAGAACCCCTGCCTTGCGAGGCGCGAACTGGAACGCCGGAGCCCCTCGCCGTGCCCCGGCTGATCACGTGTGACCGTGCCCTACGGGCACCAAGGACAGTTCCCAAATGCCCTCTCAGCCCTGTTGCAGGGGGAAGCCTGCCAGGCCCTTCCACGCCAGCGTCGACATGAGCGAGACCGCCTCGTCCCGCGAGACCGAGCCCTCGGTGCCCAGCCAGTACCGCGCGGTGACCTGGCTGAGGCCGACGAGGCCCACCGCCAGCAGGCGGGCCCGTTCGTGGTCGATGCCCGCGTCGGCCGCCACGACGTCTGTGACCGCGTCGATGCAGCTGGACATCGCGTCGTCCACGGCCTTCTCCACCGCGGGTTCACCGCGCAGGTCCGACTCGAACAGCAGCCGGAACGCCTGGCCCTCACCGTCGACGAACTCGTACAGCGCCTGCACGGCCTGCTTGACGCGCTGCTTGTTGTCCGGGGTGGACGAGATCGCCTCGCGGACTCGCTGCACCAGGGCGTCGCCGTGTTTGTCCACCAACGCCATGTACAGCTCGAGCTTGCCGGGGAAGTGTTGGTAGAGCACGGGCTTGCTGACGCCGGCCCGCTCGGCGATGTCGTCCATCGCCGCAGCGTGGTAGCCGTTCGTGACGAACACGTGCTGTGCCGCGTCGAGGAGTTGAGCTCTGCGTGCGGTCCGTGGGAGGCGGACGCCTCGGGCCGACTGGTCAACACCTTGCGCTGCAGCTTCCGTCATGCTCGCCTCCACCCGGTTCTCGACGCGAAGCCGGCAAGGGTGGCCGACTTCGAGCGCCCCTCACCTTACTCGCCGGTAGAGCCGATGCAGCGGGGACGGTTCCGATCGTCGGCATCGTCTCGCGGCCGATTTCCGGCATGCTGTCGGGGTGAGCACGAGACCACATCCCGATGTCCTTCCGGTGAACGGCGGCGGTCGAAATCTGACCCGGGTTCCGCTGCGCTGGGAGGACGTGCCGTCCGCGGTGGAGGCGGTCGCGCCCGCTCCGTTGCGCACGGTCGAACTCGACACGACCGTCGGACCGGTTCACCTCGGCATCCGGGACACGGCGGGCGATTCGGGGGCCGACGCGGTCGCGGTGCACCTGCACGGGCTGGCCGCCTCGTCGACGCACTGGACCGACCTCACTCGCATGCTCACCTCGCGGACGCGCTCGATCGCCGTGGATCTGCCCGGGTTCGGCTGGTCCGAGCCCCCGAACGGATTCGACTACCGGCGGCGGTCGCACGCCGACGTCGTGATCGCGCTGCTCGAGTCGCTCGGTGTGGGTGCGGTACACCTGTTCGGCAATTCCTTCGGCGGCGCGGTGGCGATCGAGGTCGCCGCACGCAGACCCGACCTCGTCCGCAGTCTGACCCTCGTCTCGCCCGCGGTGCCCGATCTCCGTCCGGACCCGCGCCGCGTGTCGGACCGGCGCATGCTGTTCACCTCGGTGCCGGTCCTCGGCAGGCGGATGCGGCGGCAACTCGCGGCCGCGTCGGCCAGGGAGCGGGCCGACAAGCTGATCCGGCTCTGCGTCTCCGACTCGTCGCTATTATCACCCGATCGTGTTGGC
Coding sequences within it:
- a CDS encoding TetR/AcrR family transcriptional regulator; this encodes MTEAAAQGVDQSARGVRLPRTARRAQLLDAAQHVFVTNGYHAAAMDDIAERAGVSKPVLYQHFPGKLELYMALVDKHGDALVQRVREAISSTPDNKQRVKQAVQALYEFVDGEGQAFRLLFESDLRGEPAVEKAVDDAMSSCIDAVTDVVAADAGIDHERARLLAVGLVGLSQVTARYWLGTEGSVSRDEAVSLMSTLAWKGLAGFPLQQG
- a CDS encoding alpha/beta fold hydrolase codes for the protein MSTRPHPDVLPVNGGGRNLTRVPLRWEDVPSAVEAVAPAPLRTVELDTTVGPVHLGIRDTAGDSGADAVAVHLHGLAASSTHWTDLTRMLTSRTRSIAVDLPGFGWSEPPNGFDYRRRSHADVVIALLESLGVGAVHLFGNSFGGAVAIEVAARRPDLVRSLTLVSPAVPDLRPDPRRVSDRRMLFTSVPVLGRRMRRQLAAASARERADKLIRLCVSDSSLLSPDRVGDVVRELEDRAALPWAATALATTTRELVRSWMVRPSESLWSLLHQVQAPALVVWGTDDRLVSVRKAPRTARQLRRGRLLVLPRTGHVAQMERPRLLAAAALGMVDEVAAGRW
- a CDS encoding BCCT family transporter, producing MFGIAAVLATAFIAWGLLATESLQAFSETALQVLVRNGGWVFVTAGTGFVVFGLILAFTRFGRIRLGDDDEKPEFRTSSWIAMMFAAGMGIGLMFYGVAEPLQHFTTPPPGTNVAPGSQEALGAAMATSLFHWTLHPWAIYATVGLALAYSSYRRGRKQLLSSAFVPLFGERTANGTVGKIIDILAVFATVFGTAASLGIGATQIAAGLQQVGWVGSMSNTLLVAIITVLIAAFVISAVSGVSKGIQWLSNSNMVLAIVLAAFLFVVGPTVFILDLIPNAVGSYVSDFGMMISRTGSVGGEDTTEWLSTWTIFYWAWWISWAPFVGMFIARISRGRTVRQFVGGVLMVPSAISLVWFAILGGTALFEQRNGVGLADASGEEEQLFGMFDQLPFSGVLSVLAMLLIINFFVTSADSASVVVGSLSQQGSARPRMWVVVFWGVVIGGVAISMLLAGGDEALTGLNNTTIIAASPFVIVVILLCFSLMKDLRQDRVMLVESRSAEVLEEAVIYGTEEHDGNFHLEVTPSEPSDDSDDSGDSGDSGDSGDSGKEESRSSSSSDES